The following is a genomic window from Paenibacillus thiaminolyticus.
ACGTCCACCATAATGAAGTTGCCATGGGCCGGGAAGCTGGACAATTGCAGCCGTGCGAATTGTTCCTGCACATAGCGGATCCCTTCCGCGTTCAGACGGCGGCACTCCTCGATGAATGCCTGATCCTGAACGGCAGCCAGGGCGGCCGCTTGGGCGAAGCGCGACGTATTGAACGGTTCGCGCACCTGATTGATCAGGCGGATGACATTCGGATGTCCGATGCCATATCCAATCCGGAGCGAGGCCAATCCATAGATCTTGGAGAAGGTCCGCAGCGTGATCAAGTTTTTGTATTGAGGCAAATATTCAAGACAGTCAGGGAATGACTCGTCTGTCACATACTCGCAGTAGGCTTCGTCCAGCACGACGAGCACGCGCTCCGGGACGCGCTTCATGAAGCGCTCCAATTCGGCACGGCCGATAATCGTCCCCGTCGGATTATTCGGATTGCAGATCCAGATTAGCTTCGTCCGCTCCGTGACGGCGGCGAGCATCGCGTCCAGATCATGCGTCCCTTCCTTCAACGGAACCTCGACCGTGACTGCGCCTTCGATATCCCCGTTATGCTTATATTGCGGGAAGGTCTGGTCGGCGGTAATCTGCTCGTCGCCCGCCACCAAGAACGCCCGGCACAGCATCAGAATCACTTCATCCGAGCCCGCGCCGAACACGATTTGATCCGTGTTGACATTGAACTTCTCGGCTATCGCGGCAGTCAGCGCCACGGCAGCCCCGTCCGGATAGATGCTGGCATTTTCAATTTCCTGTCTCATCGCTTCCTTGGCCTGAGGGGAGCATCCGAACGGATTCTCGTTGGACGCCAGCTTAATGATGCGGTCCAAGCCCAGTTCCCGCTTCACCTCATCGACCGATTTCCCTGGCTGATAGACAGGGAGATGTACAATACTGCTCTTCGGTTGCATCCGGTTACCACCTTTCCTTACATGGGAAGTCGCTGCAAAGCGTTAATTTCTTAATTGTCGCACAAAATCGCAAATTTGCAAGATCCCATCTTCAAAAGTGGCCTCATCGGACAACAAGGGTTGAGCTTCTTCTATTTTCCGCACGATGGCGCTGCCGACAATAACGCCGTCGCAGTACGCTGAAAATTGCTTCACGTGAGCGGGCGTCGAGATGCCGAACCCTACGCAGACAGGGAGCTCGGTCGTTGCCTTTACCTGCCGGATGAACCGCTCGACCTCGTCATCGAAGCTGTCTCTGACTCCGGTCACGCCCAGCGAGGATACGCAGTAAATGAAGCCGCGGCCTTGCGCCGTGATGCGGCTGATCCGCTCTTCCGAGGTTGGCGCGACGAGCGGAACGAGGTGAATGCCGCAAGCATCCGCCGCTTCCCGCACCGGCCCGCTCTCTTCGTACGGCAGGTCGGGGATGATCGCCCCGCTGAAGCCGGCCTCCGCCGCCGTCCGGAAAAAGCGTTCGATTCCGTACTGCATGACCGGATTGTAATACGTGAACAGGACATAAGGGATGCGCGCTCCTTGCTCCCGCGCCTGTCTCGCTACCCGGAAGCTGTCCTCCAGCGTCACGCCGCCGTGAAGCGCCCGCTCCGCCGCCCGTTGAATGACCGGCCCGTCCGCCAGCGGGTCGGAATACGGCACGCCCAGCTCAATGACGTCCGCGCCCGCTTCCTCCAAGCGGAGCAGCAGCTTCAAAGTCGTTCCGCAATCCGGATCTCCCAATGTAATAAACGGCATCAACGCCGCCTTCCCTTCCGCACGGTAGCGCGCGAACATATCATCCAGCCGGTTCGTTGCCTGTGCAGCCACGTCGCTCATTCTACCTCTCCCCCCAGCGTCTCCATAATCTGATTGACGTCCTTGTCACCGCGCCCGGACAGACAGATGACCAATATCGAATCCGGGGACATCGACGGCGCTTCCTTGATCGCCTGCGCCACGGCATGGGCCGATTCCAGCGCCGGAATAATTCCTTCGGTCCGGCTCAGCAATTGAAGTGCGTCCAGCGCCTCTTCATCCGTGATCGGCACGTACTTCGCCCGCTTGCTGTCCTTCAGGTAGGCGTGCTCAGGTCCGACGCCCGGGTAATCCAATCCGGCCGAAATCGAGTGTGCCGGCTGCACCTGACCGAATTCATCCTGCAGCACGTAGCTGAGCGAGCCCTGGAACACCCCGCGGGATCCCTTCGTCATCGTAGCGGCGTGGAACGGCGTGCCGATCCCTTTGCCGGCGGCTTCGACGCCAAGCAGCGCCACGGACTCATCCTGAAGGAACGGGTAGAACATGCCCATCGAATTACTGCCCCCGCCGACGGCGGCGATGACGAGATCGGGCAGCCGCCCTTCCTTCTCCAGCATCTGCTTCCGGGTCTCGTCCCCGATAATGCGCTGGAAGTCACGCACCATCATCGGATAAGGATGCGGGCCGGTCACCGACCCGAGAATATAGAAGGTATCATCGACATGGCTAACCCAGTAGCGCAGCGTCTCATTACAGGCATCCTTCAGCGTGCGGGTTCCCGACAGGACGGGAACGACCTCCGCCCCAAGCAGCTGCATGCGGAATACGTTCAGCCGCTGACGCTTCATATCCTCTTCCCCCATGAATACCTTGCATTCCATGCCGAGCAGAGCCGCTACGGTCGCTGTCGCCACGCCATGCTGCCCCGCTCCCGTCTCGGCGATGACCTTCTTTTTGCCCATCCGCTTGGCCAAGAGCGCCTGGCCGATCGTGTTGTTGATTTTGTGGGCGCCGGTATGATTAAGGTCTTCCCGTTTCAAATAAATTTTGGCCCCGCCCAGCGTCTCGCTCAACCGCTCCGCATAATAAAGCGAGGTCGGTCTTCCGGAATACTCCCGCAGAAGCTTGATGAGCTCGGCCTGGAACTCCGGCTCTTTCGTATAGTTATGATAAGCTTCTTCCAGCTCGAGAAGCGCGTTCATCAACGTCTCCGGCACGTATCTTCCGCCGAAGTCGCCGAAGCGGCCGTGAGCGTCAGGCAATGCCGCCGCCGTTCCCTTCGTCTGTGTCTGTTCCATGTCTCTCACCCTTTCGATAAATGCGGTTACTTTACGAATATCCTTTACCCCGTCAGTCTCGACCCCGCTCGATACATCTACGCCATCGATGCGGCTGCCGGCAAGCAGCCTCCCCACATTGTCCGGGTTCAAGCCCCCCGCTACATACAGGGGAAGGCCGAATTCTCCGGCAAGCGAACGATAGTCCGGAATCACGGTCCAATCGAATGTGCGCCCGGAGCCGCCTCCCTGCGACGGATCATGCGTATCCAGCAGGACAGCGTCAATGGAGTGCTGCATACGGCGCAGCATCGCTTGCGCCGCAGCGGTCCGGTCCCCATCCGGTTCCGCGCCGGCAATCGGCACCGTCAGCCAGACCTGTACCTCATGCCGGCTCTTCAACCAAGCGGGAAGGTCCGGATCGTGATCGGCGATCAGTTGCACGGCGTCAAGATCCGCTTCCGCCAGCACCGCGGCCACATCCTCCCGCCGCGGACGGGCGAACACCCCGACCGTGAGCGGAAGCTTCACGCGCTCTTCCTCCAGGCGGGCCAACCAGCCGCGCACATCGGCAGGCGATACTTGCCTCCGGCTCGGGGCGAACACGAAGCCGATGCAGTCCGGTCCGGCTTCTACGATGTCCCGGGCCATCTCCAGCCCGGTCACCCCGCATATTTTCACGCGCGGCCGCCGCCCGTGGCCGCCGCCGCTCCGCTTCTTCCCTGCGGCCTCCGTCACTTCCGGCATAACAACACGCGATCCTGCCGTCATACCCGCAACCCCCGTCATACCGCGATCCGCGGCAGACCGCTCATCAATTGCTCTACGGCCGCTTCCACGTCTGGCTGCCGCATCAGATGCTCGCCGACGAGCGCGGCGTCGATTCCCATGTCCGCCAGACGGTTCATATGCTCCGGCTTGTGGATTCCGCTCTCGCTGACCAGCGTCCGATCGGCCGGTACGAGCGCGCGCAGCCGTTCCGTCTGCTCCAGATCCGTTACAAATGTATGCAAATTCCGATTGTTAATCCCGATGAGCGGTGCATTATCGAGCGCCAGCACCCGCTGCAGCTCCTGCTCATCATGAACCTCGATCAGCGTCTCCATGCCTAACTCGAGCGCGCAGCGGTTCAGCCGCGCCAGCTCGCTATCGTTCAAGATCGCGGCGATGAGCAGCACGGCATCGGCGCCGATGAGGCGGGCTTCCAGCAGCTGCAGCTCATCGATGATGAATTCCTTCCGCAGCACCGGCAGCCCCGTCCGGCCGCGCACCTCGCGCAAAATATCATTGCCGCCTTGAAAATAATCGCGATCCGTCAGCACCGACAACGCATCGGCTCCGGCGGCTTCATAGCCGCGGGCGATGGCCGCCGGATCGAAATCTTGGCGAATCAGCCCTTTGGAAGGCGATGCCTTCTTCACTTCCGCAATCAAGCCGACGGAGCGCCGTTTCCCTGCCGTCAGCGCGTGTATGAGCGAGCGGCACGGCGGCAGCTCCGCGATGGCCCGCTCCGCCTCCCGGCGGTTCAGCTCCGCTGCCAGCTCAGCTGCCTCCCGGCGCTTCGTCTCCACAATTCGATCAAGAAACATGACTCCATCCCCCTGTCGCTTCTCTCCATTGCTCCAGCTTGCGGAGCGTCTGTCCGCTGTCAATCGCATCGGCCGCGATGCGGACGCCTGCGGCGATGCTCTCCGCCTGCCCGGCCACGTAGATGCAGGCGCCGGCATTCGCGAGCACGATGTCGCGATGCGGTCCCTGCTCCCCGTGCAGAATGCGGCGGATAATTCCCGCGTTCGTCGCGGCATCTCCGCCCAGCACGCTGGACAGCGGCTGCGTCTGCAGCCCGAGCTGCTCCGGCGTAATGTCGTACGTTCTCAGCTCGCCATCCTTCAGCTCGCTAATCCGGGTCGGAGCGGACAGGCTGATCTCGTCGAGGCCGTCTTCGCTCGCGACGACGAGGGCCCGCTTCAAGCCCAACTCGCGGAGCACCGCCGCGATCGTCTCGGTGCGGCTGCGGTCATAGATGCCCAGCACCTGGCGATCCGCTCCCGCCGGATTGGTCAGCGGGCCGAGCATATTGAACACCGTGCGCACGCCCAGTTCCCGGCGCGGGGCTGCGGCATGCTTCAT
Proteins encoded in this region:
- the hisC gene encoding histidinol-phosphate transaminase, whose translation is MQPKSSIVHLPVYQPGKSVDEVKRELGLDRIIKLASNENPFGCSPQAKEAMRQEIENASIYPDGAAVALTAAIAEKFNVNTDQIVFGAGSDEVILMLCRAFLVAGDEQITADQTFPQYKHNGDIEGAVTVEVPLKEGTHDLDAMLAAVTERTKLIWICNPNNPTGTIIGRAELERFMKRVPERVLVVLDEAYCEYVTDESFPDCLEYLPQYKNLITLRTFSKIYGLASLRIGYGIGHPNVIRLINQVREPFNTSRFAQAAALAAVQDQAFIEECRRLNAEGIRYVQEQFARLQLSSFPAHGNFIMVDVGHPAQQVFEALMRKGIITRAGHKKYPTHIRITIGSREQNEAMIEALEAALAEFKVGK
- the trpA gene encoding tryptophan synthase subunit alpha; protein product: MSDVAAQATNRLDDMFARYRAEGKAALMPFITLGDPDCGTTLKLLLRLEEAGADVIELGVPYSDPLADGPVIQRAAERALHGGVTLEDSFRVARQAREQGARIPYVLFTYYNPVMQYGIERFFRTAAEAGFSGAIIPDLPYEESGPVREAADACGIHLVPLVAPTSEERISRITAQGRGFIYCVSSLGVTGVRDSFDDEVERFIRQVKATTELPVCVGFGISTPAHVKQFSAYCDGVIVGSAIVRKIEEAQPLLSDEATFEDGILQICDFVRQLRN
- the trpB gene encoding tryptophan synthase subunit beta, which produces MEQTQTKGTAAALPDAHGRFGDFGGRYVPETLMNALLELEEAYHNYTKEPEFQAELIKLLREYSGRPTSLYYAERLSETLGGAKIYLKREDLNHTGAHKINNTIGQALLAKRMGKKKVIAETGAGQHGVATATVAALLGMECKVFMGEEDMKRQRLNVFRMQLLGAEVVPVLSGTRTLKDACNETLRYWVSHVDDTFYILGSVTGPHPYPMMVRDFQRIIGDETRKQMLEKEGRLPDLVIAAVGGGSNSMGMFYPFLQDESVALLGVEAAGKGIGTPFHAATMTKGSRGVFQGSLSYVLQDEFGQVQPAHSISAGLDYPGVGPEHAYLKDSKRAKYVPITDEEALDALQLLSRTEGIIPALESAHAVAQAIKEAPSMSPDSILVICLSGRGDKDVNQIMETLGGEVE
- the trpC gene encoding indole-3-glycerol phosphate synthase TrpC, with protein sequence MFLDRIVETKRREAAELAAELNRREAERAIAELPPCRSLIHALTAGKRRSVGLIAEVKKASPSKGLIRQDFDPAAIARGYEAAGADALSVLTDRDYFQGGNDILREVRGRTGLPVLRKEFIIDELQLLEARLIGADAVLLIAAILNDSELARLNRCALELGMETLIEVHDEQELQRVLALDNAPLIGINNRNLHTFVTDLEQTERLRALVPADRTLVSESGIHKPEHMNRLADMGIDAALVGEHLMRQPDVEAAVEQLMSGLPRIAV
- the trpD gene encoding anthranilate phosphoribosyltransferase yields the protein MSTHTLPDSVLTKQALAHVLAGGHLSREEAREVMSDVMDGHASAAQIGALLACLRLKGETVDEIVGFAEAMRSRARHVITAQDRLLDTCGTGGSGIHKLNISTVSAIIAASASVRVAKHGNRSASSRSGSADVLEALGINIHLTSDQAAECLDRVGICFMFAQVFHPAMKHAAAPRRELGVRTVFNMLGPLTNPAGADRQVLGIYDRSRTETIAAVLRELGLKRALVVASEDGLDEISLSAPTRISELKDGELRTYDITPEQLGLQTQPLSSVLGGDAATNAGIIRRILHGEQGPHRDIVLANAGACIYVAGQAESIAAGVRIAADAIDSGQTLRKLEQWREATGGWSHVS